attCAAAAAGTTGCGTTCTACTCAGTCATGTTACACGTCCATGAAAATCAGAAAGTCCCGTGTAGTGAACAATGCCATCAAGATCCCAGTACATGTAGCCTGTTCTACAGCTATCATCCAGTCCCTTCTAGCACACAAATAAAATTAGTCCACTCTCGGTCCAACCATCATTCAGTCTGCATCAGAATGTAGACGCCTTGATTCCAGCCGATTAACCATGTCCCTGGTTATACCATCGCCGGTAAAGAATACTAAGACTCAATCGAGTCATAACCGCCAGTAACACGATCCACACCCATCCGGCCAATAACAGTCTCGTACAAAACCTATGTCCCCATCTTTTATCCTTGATCATTAGTATGTTCAGCATGATCCACACTATCGATCATCATCATATGTAACGGCATCCTCTTCAATCAGTCGGATATACATTGTTTTTACCCCTTTCGATCATGTATGTAAACGATCCAGACATCACTGAACCAATCACTCTGGGACCCGCGATCCATCAGAAAAGACTCCACATCCCACAAGATTATGCCGTACATGCATTCGATCAGCTCATTCCCTTCATCACTTCATCGGCTACATACTATGCTGGTGTATCCTTTGCCTCTCAGAACCATTCGCCGTCGAGCCAGGACTCGCGACCCAACAACGGAGACTTGGATCGGCCTTCCggccatctctctctctctctctctctctctctctcctctctctctctctctctctctctctctctctctctctctctctctctctctctcggtattTTCTCTCTGTGTGTTATGTTCTTTTCTCCCCGAACCCGTGTGTCTCAGTATCTCCACTAAAATGAGGATAAAAAGGATTTCGACCGGTTACTTCTCGGCCTTAACTGCCCATAACCGTTTTACTCAACTTCCCGTTTGAGCATAAAATGCTTTCATTCTGCCAATGCTTTGGACTGTTTCCAGAATCCAATAATTGTCCTTGTCAGTTAAGAAATTCAGTAACCGACCTTAATTCTTCCAGTAACTGACCTATAACCGCTTCCAATTTCTATGGTAACTGCTCTGTAACTGTTCCAATAATTGCCTAGTAATCGCTAGATAAATGTTCCTGCCATTTTACTTAGCCTATCAGTTCATTTATGGCTCATTAACCATTCCCGTCAAAGCATGTATTAGTCAGTCCATGAAATCTAAGATAACAAGTCCAACTGTCTTGTTTGAAACCGACCAGCATTGTCCGACAAGCTCAACCGCTATGTCGAGACCCGACAACATTGTTCTAATCCGACCTATACTACCCATACGACAAGTCTAACACTCACTGGCTCATCTGATCGGTTTAGTTAAACTAATTCTTAGACTGTTCCAGCTCAGACTGTGGAACGGGGATGCTACATTGTACCCTCTACAAGGTCAaggcaaaaataaaaataaaagcagTTGTGCATCAACTTCTAAAAGACACTAATCACAAATTTAGTGATACTACACTAATCCCTAgagttttgtaaatttttattttatatctaaaagataaaaaaaaaaatttaatatttaacaaaaaaatttagtaCTTCCATCACACTTCAACCATCtctaatgtatttttctattttcctctaaaataaagaaaaatctaaTATAGAAACGGAATTTActcctatttattttttttatttttaattatataataaaaatacagaatgtttatttctttctttatttatagaacTTAAAATTAATctctatttaaaaatagaaatagattTAGAGTAAATTTATCTCTACATACTATTATACAGATAAATATATAGATTGATTGAACATGAAGATACTATTACTATGGACACAACCATTAGGGCATTAATATCGCTGTGGgttcttaaactttttttttccttttctttttctgttttttttttttaaaaaaaaattaaaataaactaattgtGGGCCACCATATGTCAGTGAAGCCTACAAACAGTTAAGGACAACAATTAGGACGATTCTTATTTAAGGACATATAGAAGAAGTCTAGGACTTTTAATGGTGGGACCCACGTCAAACCACCTTAAAGACTTGTTAGGGGACGTGCGATACTTATGGTCTTAGAGATGTCCTTAGAGCAACTCTGCCATCTTGAGTTCTTGACTTTTGTGTAATATTGGAACTGAAATCATAGTAGAAACAATCTTAAGCAAAAGTCTTTAACAAATAAAGAAAGTAAACCAAAGTTACATTGTCCAAGATTAGGTTACTTCTAAACGCCGAAGGCTACAAAAAGCAAAGCAagtcttaattttttttcttttctttttggtctgcaagaaaccaaaaccaaagCAACATtaataagataattataaacTAATACATATTAGCGATGTCCTACACTAGTTAAGTGGTAATAGTACATCTTAATTGTTAGGGGAATACGACGTTGCCGACATCTCACTAGTGGTCGTCTCAAAACCAGTCTCGACCATTGATCTTACATTCGGAAGCTCATTAGTTAATCCTCCGGCCAAGTTGTGGAAGTAGTTATGGTCATTGTTGCTAGGAAACAGAGCATTCCCTGTTTCATTGTTCCTCAGAAAGATAGTATCCCCTGTTCCGTTGTTTCTAGCTATGTTGTACGGAACTCCGAGCATCTGAGACGCTAAATAAGCAGCAGCTGACTCTGTGAAGCTTGCGGGTTCGTCTACTGGAGAAGAGATAAGGTTTTGTCTTGTTGCCATGTTGCTGAAAACGTCTGTTGAAGCAAAAAGAGTTGTGGTTTGTGACGGTGAGTTGTATTGGCTGGTGTCAGGAATCGCCGGATAAAGCCATGATTGTGGGACTGATCTTTGTGATGATACTGCGTTCGTCTTCTTGAATATTCTGCAAATAGCCCAAGCATCctacaaaaaaagagaaaaacaacaCAAACACAAACCATGATTTGAAGTTTGACTGAACACCCATAAAGAAAGGTTATTTCTCCTGGGTGTAACGAAAGTTAGGGAAAGTGCGGTTACTTACGCTTGAAGGAATCTCTTTATTGTTGATGTTATGGTGTTGCTTCTTGTTATTGTAACTGGTATAAGACGATGAGTGATGAGAGTCAGATAGAGAAGGGAGACGAAATTCATGCATCATCCAATCGGTTTTGATTCCTTTAGCAGCTCGACCACGGTAGAACACAAGCGACTTCTTCAAACCGATGCATCGAGTCGAGTCTAATGAGTATATAGGCCGGTCAGTTCCGGTTGCTTTCCAGAATCCACCTCCAGTTACTCGGTTAGGCCTCGTGCTGTTCCTATATTTCCTGTCTCTTGGACAGTAAAAGTACCACTCTTTCTCCCCCATTGCCGcaagctctttttttttaaacattgaTTCAAGAAAATGCATTCAAGGCTTTGGTTTCCATATATAAGTTCGgagaaaaattagaaataagaGTTTCAGTGTGGCTTACTTGGTAGGTCCCATGGATCGTATTTGTAAATGTCGACTTTCTTGATGAGTTCAAAGGGAAGAGATTTGTGTAGAACCTTCCTTTTCAGGTAGAAACTTACGAGTTCTTCATCTGTGGGATGAAACCTAAACCCTGGCAAAACGACGTCATCGAATCTTTCTACGGTGTTGCTCTCTTCATCATCCATAACTAGAACCATAACGTAGTGATAGTTTAGTACTATTGGGATTATGAAATAAGTCGACCCAAAGAGAATGAAGAGAATAAGAGACATTTATAGaaattcagagagagagagagagagagagagagagagagagaggttgcTTAGATGACAAGAAATGTTTTCATGGGGAAACGATAATTGGACCAGAAAGTGATGCATTATAAGACCAATGTTTCTAGGAGAAGTGAAGAGTTTTGCAAGAAAGATATGATATGTGTTTCTTgaactttgttttttcttcattttatacattttcttcaaatttcGAGCGTGATTCATATTTCAAAGTTATGACTGTGTGCTTCTTGAAACTGAGGGTATGAGTCAAACTGAAAAATGTACAttaaatattaagtttataaAAGGTTATGGAAAAACATCTTTCTTTTCGACAATTTATTCTCTCtcccttttaaaaaaagaatcacTATAAcattttcaagaaaattaagaaaactatataatagcataatatatctttatttaatatatgataaattaaataagaacggtttaaaaattaccaaaatagaacaaaaattcagcatgattgtctatatagtatttttttaacacCAAATAGATTCATATTTCATAAAGTCTGAAGAAACATTAGGAGAAGCATACATAGCTCTCTTTGCCAGGAAATCTGCTAACATGTTTTGAGCTCCATGAATGAAAGAAAACAAGACATACATAAATTGCATCGATAGAAACTCGATATCTGTGAGAGCTCCATAAAGCTTCATCGGATATGTCTTCGAGTTGATAGTTCTAATGAGCTCTTGAGAGTCGGAGTGAAACCAGACTTTGGAGAGAAGACGTTGCTTTGCGGATAGGAGTGCCTCACGCATCGCTAGTGCTTCAGCCATAAGAGGAGAGGAAACATGCATACGTCGCTTCGAGAAACCTTCTTTCTCATGCGAGTGGGTGTAGTTGTAGATCCATCCTAGGCCAGCAGCTCCTGATACTCTTGACCATGCAGCATCAGAGTGGCATAAgactttttttccttttaagatttttttcataattccaaaactaacccttgattaatctaaataaacatattaaactaatataattttacaaaatatataaaaaattacattcaCGATTTTTGTCattattctaaaaaatatataatatttttaggatatttttagaatatttacttaactgaaattttcttaattttcttaatt
The sequence above is drawn from the Raphanus sativus cultivar WK10039 chromosome 7, ASM80110v3, whole genome shotgun sequence genome and encodes:
- the LOC108816894 gene encoding putative NAC domain-containing protein 94 encodes the protein MVLVMDDEESNTVERFDDVVLPGFRFHPTDEELVSFYLKRKVLHKSLPFELIKKVDIYKYDPWDLPKLAAMGEKEWYFYCPRDRKYRNSTRPNRVTGGGFWKATGTDRPIYSLDSTRCIGLKKSLVFYRGRAAKGIKTDWMMHEFRLPSLSDSHHSSSYDAWAICRIFKKTNAVSSQRSVPQSWLYPAIPDTSQYNSPSQTTTLFASTDVFSNMATRQNLISSPVDEPASFTESAAAYLASQMLGVPYNIARNNGTGDTIFLRNNETGNALFPSNNDHNYFHNLAGGLTNELPNVRSMVETGFETTTSEMSATSYSPNN